Proteins from a genomic interval of Candidatus Edwardsbacteria bacterium RifOxyA12_full_54_48:
- a CDS encoding two-component system response regulator — translation MKNKPVILVVDDQPQNIELIEAHLVPQGYEIIMAASGEEALEKLSGNQIDLILLDVMMPGMDGFEVTRRVRQNDKTRLLPIILVTALRETEDRVKGIEAGCDDFVSKPFDKMELLARVRSLLKVKAYNDLMGNYREELESEVAGRTEELKQALKKIKDASLETIYRLSIAAEYKDQETGAHIKRISLYSTAIARSLKLSESEIETILYAAPMHDVGKIGISDRILTKPSKLNQEEWGIMKQHTVIGANILKGSDAEFIKMGETIALHHHEKWDGSGYPNSLRGTEIPISSRIVAVADVFDALTSKRPYKEPLSVEISLAIIREGSGGYFDPDVADAFFAVQDEILAIKKHFGDDTIPASG, via the coding sequence ATGAAAAACAAACCGGTGATCCTGGTGGTTGATGACCAACCCCAAAACATTGAGCTGATTGAGGCGCATCTTGTTCCGCAGGGTTATGAAATTATCATGGCGGCCAGCGGGGAAGAGGCGCTGGAAAAACTTTCCGGCAATCAAATCGATCTGATCCTGCTGGACGTGATGATGCCCGGCATGGATGGTTTTGAAGTAACCCGCAGGGTCAGGCAGAATGACAAAACCAGGCTGCTTCCGATAATTCTGGTTACAGCATTGCGGGAAACGGAAGACCGGGTAAAGGGGATCGAAGCTGGTTGTGACGATTTTGTTTCGAAGCCTTTTGACAAGATGGAGCTTTTAGCCCGGGTCCGGTCCCTGCTAAAGGTCAAGGCCTATAACGATTTGATGGGCAATTATCGGGAAGAACTGGAGTCCGAGGTGGCCGGCAGGACCGAGGAACTAAAGCAGGCCCTGAAAAAGATAAAAGATGCCTCGCTGGAGACGATCTACCGGCTGTCCATAGCGGCGGAGTACAAGGACCAGGAAACGGGAGCGCATATCAAGCGCATCAGCCTTTATTCCACGGCCATCGCCCGAAGTTTGAAACTGAGTGAAAGCGAAATTGAAACCATCCTTTACGCAGCGCCCATGCATGATGTCGGGAAAATAGGCATATCCGACCGGATACTGACAAAACCCTCCAAGCTCAACCAGGAAGAATGGGGCATAATGAAGCAGCATACGGTCATAGGAGCCAACATCCTTAAGGGATCGGATGCCGAATTCATAAAGATGGGAGAGACCATCGCGCTGCACCATCATGAAAAGTGGGATGGCAGCGGTTATCCAAACAGCCTAAGGGGCACCGAGATCCCCATCTCCAGCCGGATAGTGGCGGTGGCGGATGTATTTGACGCCCTTACCTCCAAAAGACCCTATAAAGAGCCGCTATCGGTGGAGATATCATTGGCAATTATCAGGGAAGGCAGCGGTGGCTATTTTGATCCGGATGTAGCTGATGCTTTCTTTGCCGTCCAGGATGAGATCCTGGCAATTAAAAAACATTTTGGCGACGATACCATTCCGGCCTCCGGTTGA